In Planococcus citri chromosome 4, ihPlaCitr1.1, whole genome shotgun sequence, the genomic window tttgtaaaaatgaaaataaatgaataaaacaaacaggaaaaatgatttttatttatcatGTTTACACATATTGTCAgtcttttcgttcttttttaggcatttttggtTCAGAATATGTCAAAAACCTGCGAAAAAACgaggtaccccatattaccaacatgtgaaaattttaacgtcaaaaatgttctatttttttttttcaaatgagaaaaacgactctttttcatgaaaaagttcaaaaaacttgacgtaTCTTTCTTGCGGCTGCATGAAAAAGACACCaccgacgaataaaaaaaatacaggtgACCAATCGCCTTTGGATCTGGTCAGATCATCTTACAttagaatcatttaaaaacactCCTTAAATGTTTTCCTGTTGGATAGCACCCATAGACTATGAAAAAAGCAGGTACCTCATATTACTAGCTGCTCCATATTACCTGCTTTTACcctatattatttttgttgttcaaattttcaattcattttttttacatttttaaaaaatttgttaccttaaaaaaagtttttcctttgtccaatttcattacattaacAAGAACCTTAtaggtgaaaaataaaatcaatttttggagggaGGGAAGGGGGGGTAACAGCTGTTTTAGCCGACTCATCTTTTCCTCCGTTTCCTTTCCATCAATGCCTACATGACTTGGGACAAACATAAATATGATAATTATATCGGTGGTCTGCGGTTTATAAATGATTTGATGGCTCTTATGAACAATTTGAtgttctaaaaatttgttttgaattgataaaagtGCAGAAAGTGAGTCTGAttgaattaggaattttttgtgaGGGATTTTGGAGGTATATGAGATGTTTTACTGGCAGTGGATTACGGCAGTAAGTTCTACAGATTGAAAATAGAAGAATATTTGTGAGCTTTGAAGTTGGTAACTCCACCATCAAAAGAAAAAGCATTGCCTGCGTATTCAAATTAGATTTTAAAGCCATCTGTGAACCATAAAACGAATTCATGATTTTCTGGTAATGGTCTCATGTATATGTGACCTGTCACAAGAAGACCGGGTTAaggtccaaaaaattgattttttatggatattggtagtactcagtgtgcagaagtcgcctgtggtggttaaaaagttcgcgaacgattcatttgaccctaaatttaaggttaaaaaaatagagcagctacaaaaaacagtttgaaaaaattttattgttgattttcttgaaaagtatgttctgAGAATTCAgcatgcaaatttttggggaaatcggctcacatttggaggattagcgccattttattaaaatttgaatgaagcttaagctggaaaaatcaactcttttcaccttgaacaagttttttgaaaaaattgaaaaactcaataaatttGTCTTTAATATAATCAGATGGATATTCATTGAAatcgataaaattatattttccacaTCCACttgcttggaaaaaaatttttggatgtttgatgaagacatcagaaaagcgaaaaatttgaatgtaaattttccCCACCCTCTTCCTTACTTAAAAAATCCaacgtgtttaaaaaatgtcctgctaaaatcctacctacttttttattttgaaattttgtgagacaCCCTATATGAAACAAATAAGTAAAGAAGAGACCAGCAGCATTTATtagaaaattggtcaaaaaatgtgacgAACATGAATTGAATTCTTTGTTACaatctctttttaaattttgagagaaaaaatcatcttatcGGTATTACGAGTTTTAACATCATTTCACAAATACTTGATACAGAAAAAAGTTAGCTTTCATCtagtgaaatttttgctgtgtaattcatattttatttatttggaattttccatTCATCTGAAATTCCATCAACGTTTGTCCTTATAGCGGTAAGAAAGGGTGGTACTTTAATcaaccattaaaaattttccatttggttaTAGCATCGACGATTTCCcaagtatttaatttttgttttcctttttacAAATATCaccgaaaatgaaattgaaaatcacaataTGAAATGTACTGCAATATAAGGGTTAATGGGCtaatttaaatattgaaaaaaaaaacatcctcaTGTACCTTGCGCCTGTAAGAGTGCACCGTATGGGACAACTACATACGAGGTGCGAATGGATTTCACACTTGTAACGTACACGATGCTGTAGCAGAATTGCCAAAGGGTTACGAGCAAAATAGCTCTGTTATGGAAAGGGTGAAGCTTCACAATAGACGAAGGGGTCGTAGTGGAGGTATGTGTCGAGTGTACTGAATAGGTGAATTGGGATAGGTACACGGCATGATGCAAGTCATTCAAAAGAATAACATGCtacatatgtatgtaagtatgtaagGCACAGTGCATAGCACATAGCAcatgatattttgttttttacctaCTCCTGTATAATGTTGTGCTGCGCTACTCCACAAGGCACAATGTAAAGTAATGTACCGACAGAGTAATGTACTAGATGTAGTAGGTACTACAATGTACATGCATCTATAGAGCGCAAAAAAATTAAGGGGGGAAGCGCCACCGCCACCGCGCCTGCACACAGTGCGAGTGAGAGAGAGACAACGTAATAGGGCGCAAGAAGGGTGCGAGAGTGAGAGGCAGCAACGCGAGGAAGAGTACAGTAGAGAGCCGATTATGTGTATATTTCTAATAGTTATGGATATAACGCAGGTGTTACTTTTGTATATTTAATGCGTGTTGAACGACGACGCGCtgtgtcgtgttttttttttctcgtatataCGGCGGCGTGGTAGGAGCGTCGGTCGGGAATGGGGTGGTGGGGGGCTGCAGGGGGCGGGTGTTTCACGTACCCCGCTAGACGCACGGCGGCCGGCCCTGTTGCGAGTCACCTGCGGGGTGGGGAGGAGGGCGAAGAGAGGCGTGCGCAATAGACGTTCGCGGCTGCGTGAGGGGCGCGGAGGGGCAACGCTAGGTGCGTCGCTTCGGGCAGGAGGTGAGGTGGGGCGGAGACGTCGGCTCGTGTATAACTCGTCCTATTCACGTTGCCCCTGCCGCGCCTGCCATGCCATACCGAATGCGAGAGGAGTTTAGTGCGAGGAAAAACGTTTTCATTCAGTACGTTGTCATTCGAGCGCCTAATAAGGCCCGTGTTGCGAGATTATCGAGTagacgagaaaaaaacaacgcgagttttttttttcgataattttttacgattgatttgcaaaaattaattcggtaatattttttataaaggtTTTTTTCGTCGagagaattttttcccaattgaAAGAATATGATCTCGAgatatttttggttattttcacAGTATTACGCGAATATCGTCGGTATCGTTGTTGGTCGTGTACTATTCGAAAACGGTAATCGCGAAATCGTCGCGTAAATATTTTGTGAATAATTAATAAGCAtcgattattaatttattataccGAGAGAGCGTTCGCGAGAGTCGAGAAttttatatatatttatttGTTCTGTGCGGCGGTTTATAGTTTTCgtattaattttattataaatacgAGCCCGAATCAAAGGGTTAAAAGTTTTTTCGAgcgaatttattcgaaaaatttggaatttttttgtgaagtgtGACTTATCTAGACGTTGCTTTTTTGTGCTAAAATTCATCTGACGGTGTATGTGGTGCGGtggcatttgaaaaaattgtggtgtTTTTCGATGACGTATATAATCTCGTTATTTGACGGTGGTACGAAGTGGtggctttgaaaattttttgagaaaaaattggacAATAATTACCTATATAGAGACTGTAGAAATTATTCTATATTTTGATCGTGTATTAAATTATCGGTTTGTTTTGTGCGTTTGGTATTTTACAGAAAAAGGCTGGAAGAGCTGAGAGCTGTATTTAGGTGAGAAAAAAACCAACCATCAGAGTAGAAGACGACGTTACAACGTGATGGAAAATTCGATGATCGCCTCTTCAGAAGGTGGCGACGAAACGCAGCCGGCTGTCGGCAATAATCACAGTCACAGCCACAGCCATGGTGGCGGAGGCCCCTGCGGCGGCGGAGACGAACAAACGCCGCAATTGTTCTGCCTGCGATGGAACAATTACCAGAGTAATTTGACCAATGTATTCGACCAGCTCTTACAGAACGAGTCTTTCGTCGACGTGACATTGGCCTGCGCCGACGGTCACACCGTCAAAGCGCATAAAATGGTGCTATCCGCCTGCAGTCCGTACTTTCAAGCTTTATTCTTCGAAAACCCTTGCAAGCATCCGATCGTCATTTTAAAAGATATCAAATGGACCGAGCTCAAGGCTGCGGTCGAATTCATGTACAAAGGCGAAATAAACGTTTGCCAAGAACAAATCGCACCGTTGTTGAAAGTAGCCGAATCGTTGAAAATCAGAGGCCTTGCGGATGTGAGTAACGAGCACGATTTCGCCCAAAGAGATAGCAAAAGTCCGACATCGGCGGCCGAAACGGTGGCCAGATCTCCTAGCCGAAGTAATTCGTCGGCCAATAGCGGACAACCGCCGAGTAAAAAACGCCGAAGAGCTTCGGCCGATAGAAGTAGTACGAGTACCGGAGAGGATACGATTAGTGTTATCAATTCACCGTCCAGAGCTTTGGAATTGGTTACGTCTCCTTCGTCGTCGTCCATTGGCACTACTAGCATTTGCAACGGTATGACATCGACGCATAATGCGTCGTCGACGTCGTGCTcgcagcaacagcaacaacaacagcatcAACAGCAGCAAAGTCAGAGTCAGGCTGGACGTCCGTCGCAATCGTCTACTCCTCAGTCACCATCGAATATGGCGCCACTGCCAATACCACCGCCACCGCCCACCTTACCTAGCACGTCGAGCGTCGCCGATGATATGGAGATTAAACCTGGTATCGCTGAGATGATCAGAGAAGAGGAAAGGGTAAGTCATTGTCACTTTAATttcatatatacctacctaatgcgTTAGATTAGTAGAAGTATTGGTATTCCCTCGATATCTGCAATTGCGAGCTTCGCAGATCATCATCTTGCTCCCTGAGTTGGCCAATTGTCGTCCCAAGAGAGCtgacttcatttttggaaacCCCCAGTTGCCCATATTATTGAGGAAAAACTTCACTGAGGAATCCTCCAATTACTGAcgtcactgaggaaacctccagTCGCTGACATTACTGAGGGAACCTCCGGATTCAAATCCAGAGATCCCCTCAGCGAAGTCAGCCTTCTGAATGTACTTTCTGGCATCACTGAGCAGTTCTGTCGATCTGCTTGAAGGTCTCCTCAGTGCATGGCAGGTCGGCATGGGCTCAAGTCagctggtggggggggggggaatcccaatcacaaaaaatgattgtCTTCCCGAGATGATTTCATTGGCGAGAAACCTGCAATTGCCAACAGCATTGAGAAAAGACTTCATTCAGGCATCCTCCAATGACTGACATCACTGAGAACTCCTCCGGTTGCTGACATCActgatagtccggcatatgacaataagagtaattgcaccccatccaccccaccgatcctccgggataacatttttcttaaaggggacatcctaaggaacattttaaagcaaacttgccaaaaaaaatgtttgccttacttacaaaatggtggccattttgattgacaggtcagtcgaaatcgcagattttgcattttagcataggacttgcacgaactttttcaaactttacaaaggtagaacggaagatcatgcaaaaatttatcaccagtcaaaatttcaagtgctaaagtgcgtttttcgattttaggtgaatttttgaaaatcgaattcaggccaaaaatgagggaaaaaatcaaaatgttaccaaattgaccaagaaagctgaaatttgggatataccctattttcgacatgccaaatcgattggaagtcgtttcaacccgttttgagcagttctggagcctccaacagatttttgaaactcgaaattcccacaaaattccatcaaattggagttgtaaagctaaaatttattctaaaaactaatttcaatacgctacgaagtactgcaggtgaatttcaagtcgttttggatcctccagcgactttttggaaattcctgaagcctccagcagatttttgaaattttgaagtttcacaaaatctcatcaaatgaagatggaaagctgaaatttactctacactctaattttaacactctctgaaaacgacttctagtggatttcaagtcattttagagcctccaacgacttctttgaaaattactggagcctccagtagatttttgaaacttgaaatttccccaaaatttcatcaaaccaagatggagagtcgaactgcaaactaattttaatacgtcacgaagttgactgctggtgaatttcaagtcggtttggagcctccagcaactttttgaaaggttgtatgacgtttttttggaaaattgaaatttcctaaaagtagctggaagcttcaaaaccatttgaaaccaccatgtagtctgcgaagtaaatttcagcttgccaactctatttgataaattaatgttggggaaatttcaagtttcaaaaatctactggaggctccagtaattttcaaaaaagttgctggaggccctaaaatgacttgaaatccaccagaagtcgttttcagagggtatTTTATTAGagagtagagtaaatttcagctttccatttccatttgatgaaattttggggaaatttcaagtttcaaaaatctaccggaggctccagtaattttcaagaaagtcgttggaggctcctaaaatgacttgaaatccaccagaagtcgttttcagagggtattttattagagtgtagagtaaatttcagctttccatctccaattgatgaaattttgtgaaaatttaaagtttcaaagatctgctggaggcttcaggaattttcagaaagtcgctggaggatccaaaacgacttgaaattaacctgcagtacttcgtagcgttttgaaattagtttttagaataaattttagctttacaactccaatttgatggaattttgtgggaatttcgagtttcaaaaatctgctggaggctccagaactgctcaaaacgggttgaaacgacttccaatcgatttggcatgtcgaaaatagggtatatctctaatttcagctttcttggtcaatttggtaacattttgattttttccctcatttttggcctaaattcgattttcaaaaattcaccaaaaatcgaaaaacgcactttagcacttgaaattttgacaggtgatgaatttttgcatgatatctttcgatctacctttgtaaattttgaacaactttttcatgaaatacgtcagaaagaggtcaaaataagacaacagaatgaatttaaactttttttaatgttaggaattgaaaattgaattttttcaaattttgatttttttgtgatgagtttatttcatcgagtgaaagggggttttcaaatttttcaacgtatatgtaaaaataggggtcaaatgggtcaacttcgccattcaaaactttttttcatgttttaaatcaaaaaatcgcattttttcgcaaactttcaatttttttaaatcgactttacgaaattatgccatcccaattttttaatatgttgttcagcatgaaaagtcgtccataatgtatttttttcagaatttttgagagtcggaacgatatgaaaactacgttttgaaatttttcgagctaatttttcgtacgaaaaaaagtggcaacactgatttttatgatatcgccaaaaagctcttcaaaacccctaactattggaaaaagtaccatttttgtaggtatcgcggttatcgagtaatccactgctgaaattgatgatatttcaagttcactgaaaactttgacaccccctagcagcctttaaaaaagggctagagggcagcaatttgcgccattggtcatcccttcggaaggtctttccacaggaaaattttcaaaaaaaatcatggaccCCCTccttaccactttttggtcgaattgacatggaatgaccccataGGCTCAAGTCAGCTCTCTGGTGAAGAAGAGGGGATCTCCAGCCCAAAAAGTTCGATCAATCCTCCTCTAGCCATCCTGTCAATCTGCCTGAAGGTCTCCTCAGTGCATGACAGGTCACTGTTCAGCATAGGCTCAAGTCAGCTCTCTGGgcaagggggaggggggatctCCAGTCCAAAAAATTCGATCAATTCTCCTCTATAGACCAGCAACGTATATAATCTATGATCTTCGACGTAAAATCATCATCACCATAAGTATACTAATATCCCTAAACAATACACCGTCTATAAAACACGGTGtcgagttttttaaattccCCTTCATCGCTTTTCAAAAGAACCCATTCACTGTTACCGTTACGTCGACGAGATTTATGCAGCAGAGAGGCAGTGAGAGAGAGATTTTGCGGTGGTGTTAACTCGTATACTTAGTTTAAGAGGACTAAATCGTCACCCTACGTTATAAAAAGTATAGTAGTCTGGGTCTGGTGGTGGGCAAACGACCCGACGAATCATTAGTCGAATGAATGAAAAGAATGGCGAGGATATAAAAGATTGAATAGACTCGGAGAGAGTATTAGAATGGGTATATTTGTAGATATTGATTCGGTGTAGCTTTGATAATAAAGTCAATGTTTACCTACATGCACAGTCTTCCCTCTATTATACTACCTGACTGAACCTGTGTTCTGTGTTTTGACGTATAAACCTGTAATTTAGAGCTACCTTTGGCCAATTTGGCTGCTGCAAAAGGTTATATAGCAAAAGTCAATTGATAACAAGTTGCCTTGAAAATATTGCCAGCGATAGACGAATCGAAGGTATCGTTATTGCAGACTCGCCGACGACGGTGACGTCTGGTCCCGACCTACGAGTAATATAGATTTCAAATTGACCGTATTATTGAGTGGAAAATTGACCGGAAGTGGGCGGTGTGCAATATTCGCGAATATAACAGAGACGTTTGGATGagctgaaatgaaattcatcgcTACTGTGTCGaaggtttttatcaaattattatGATGtaattttcgcgaatttttactCACTTGTACGCAATGTAGATACATGGCCGCTGAAGTGACCTTTGATACGAcgtataataaaatttaataatttttttataattttattacgcAAGGTGACTCAGTATTTGTTAATTACGTTATAACTTATAAGATAGGCTAaaattgaggtaatttttttcacgtttggGGTTTTTGAAGATGGATGGAATTTTGGGAGATTATTTGAGAACATTCTTGATGGAGTGTGAAGTTGTGGCTGGAAAATTTGATGGTAATTATTCTGTTTCAATCCATAATTGGAAATTGGTCAAAAGGGGATTCccaggtaaaataggtgaaacgaccctgttcccagatttggaaaattatgatgaaatattgttgagtacctccaaaaaaattttcgggcTGAATTTCCGCCCCtcaaccccctccctcttcctttggacagtatagccaaaaaaacacgttttttgcggcaaaaaatcggtatccatgagtagtggggagaaaattctAGTACCATGTGGAATATGTAGGGAAAGCAAGGGcctttcaacacaatttttttcaaaattttatatcatagtggtgggggtgaaattgacagaagaaaactttgaaccgtcACATCTCCGGATTGAAGGGTTGCGCACAAAACTGTTTACACCAAAATGGTCTCTTTACATGTACTTTCTTTCAACCGatccataaaatgaaaattttgtctgTAAAAGGCtcataattgcaaaaaatcccgAAAAATACGTGTtcttcgtggtttttttttataatgttcATTTCTATCGCATTCAAAGACCATCAGAAGAATTTCACACTTTTCGATCGTGAAATCATGTGTCTGGTAAAATGTGTCCAAAAGCTACAGATATGGCTACATGGATAACGAGTTCACGTTACATCGAACCTTTTACCCATCATCAATCGTTTTTGTGAAATTCCTCAAACTCATCGAAATGCAGCCCACTGGATAACTGTCTTGAATTGTTACGATCTATGTTACGACATGAGTTTTGCTAACAAGACGCTCTACAAAGTGAAAGTGTCAAATTTCACCCtaaaaaacgtgttcaaaaggtttTCAATACGCTGATCTACTGAAGTTAGCTAAGGTTGTAGGTAATCATGAAcactgtgaataaaaaaaatgccaaaaaaattcaaattgaagtcACAGCAATTCAGTTACAATTCACGCAatgcttggtgaaaaaaaaaatctatcaaaatgaaaatatagcaagccaaacttacaaaaagttaccaagattGGGCAAATTACCTACTCATAACAAAGACGTctttggataattttggcagaagcaggaatttttttggcatttttaacaaaaattgaaatttttgaatgattttttccacaaaaaaaacttttatatgcctaattttagcaaaatagtaatttttgaaattttttccaaaacagggtctattgttcatttttacaaaaaatattaggaattttttgtcaTCGtcaaaaaaagatatttttcaacaatttggaaaaaagcaggactttttttgacaattttgacaaacgttgggatttttaatcattttttcaaaaaggaaatttctatacaattttggcaaaaattgtacttttttgacaattaatttggctataaaattttttgaacattttggcaagaaacatgtgcctttttggcaattttcacaaaaatttgagatttttgataattttggcaaaaataggcatttttaaaattttggccaacaacaggattttttttatttttacaagaaatattagactttttttgtcaacgtcaaaaaaaaagatattttttgacaattttggcaaaaaaacaggacttttttgacaattttgacaaaagttgggattttaaaataattttttcaaaaaagaaacttctgtaaaattttggcaaaaatgagactttcttgacaattattctggcgatgagattttttgaacattttggcaaaaaacatgtgcttttttggcaattttcacaaaaagttgtaattttttgataattttacttcataaaaaaatgtatttttcgacaatattATGACCAAAAATGGCATCAAAGTCTCCAAAACTAGATACTCTTCTCAAACAAACTGAAACCACAATTTTCACAGTACACAATCCTCGAACAAccaacatactcgtattttcttaGCAATCTCATCGAAACAAAACGTTGGCATATCTAAAATTCTTAATGTCGACGAAAAGTTCGACTTGAAAAAAGCATTAAAGCATgtcatcctcatcatcatcattgcaTGCATCAAACTAATATCATACTCGCACATCCAACTCTTTTCTATTCATTTAAGAAATACCCGAATAATTAAAATACTTCCATAGCTGTTTGTTTCTTCTGTATGCAAAAAGACGCTCGCTAGAAACGAATTTATAATACTCGCGAAAACTCGACATGTTCTGTATAATATAAAATTAGCGGAATAAAATTAACGTTGACGTTTCAGCTCTCgtcatgttggaaaaatttctcagATAATAGAACAATAACTCTCGACTCTGCAGTCAGAATTCCGAGAGCAAATTGTACATATTTAACCGTCTCTTACTTATTCTTATCTAAGTATAAGTATACGAAATAAATATTAATAACTTTTCaaataaaggaaaaataaaGGCGATAAAAAAAACCAATTGCTAGTTTCTAATTGATAAATTTATCGTTAATAGTTAGATgattaaatttcattatattAGTTATTTCGTATTTCGTTATTCAGTACATAATTATAGCAACATATTCCAATTTCAATATACGACGAGTCGACCAAATTACAAATACGAAATGTATTTCTCTATAAGTATACGTACGTCTTCCCCCTGGGTCCTTTTGGTAATCATTAAATCTGCTCGACTCGAATTTACCCTACACGTATATACGATGAGAGAGCTCAACTCCCTGCCGAGACGATAATCTCATAAACAAATATTCGATTCATTCGATACGTGTATTCTACATCACATTTTATAGTACACGTACAATATATAGTTATATTTATTTATGTGAAAAGAGGTACATAGAAAATAAGTCTCGTGGATGAAGAGttctcaaataataaccctctGGTGGTGCTTCATTagcctgtattttttttttatcaacacaCGTGGCTATGATTCTCTATTTATACGCTACAGagtggagaaaaaataaaaatctcgaTGGTTCGATGACCTATTATACAATTTTAGAGGCTGCAAAGGCCgccaaaaaagataaaaatttaggtcgaacgaattaaaaaaaggtctcgaaaaaaattaccgtcAATTTCTAGACGGAAAATTATGATAAGGTCGAGGGTTAAGTAAATTTTTCGTGAACTATTTTCGGACCAGATTAAGATAGGCAGGTTTCTGCGTCATGCTtaagataaaaaaatattgcttgtacgtcattaaaaaaaactgatttctgtACGTGAAAAAAGTTATACCAGTTACAATTTCGGATAATCGCATTCGATTTATGTAATCAATTTTCTTACATTATTCCATCTTTGGCCAATCAGTGACGACTCTATCGAGAGTTGAAGAGTAAATGGTTAGATTATCAGCATTTCTTGGAAGACCAAGTAGGGTATTTATATCAAAGAACGTCACTACAGCCTCATGTGACAAATATTTCCAACTTTAAGATCATCGAGCAACAGTTCATTGCTTTGTAGAGGCACCCAAAATAGTAATGAACGAATCTCAGCTCAAGGTTCGAGGTCGATGGCATTGCAGGGTGAATTTCCTCTCAACAGAAGCAATCCTCTTTCTCCTCCTGACAACCGGTTCGAGGTTGGTGTCTTTACAATTTAACGAGGCACGAGCTAAACTCAAAGGACAGTTGACGACCCTCTTTCGTTTGACAAcctgttcaaaaaa contains:
- the LOC135844076 gene encoding protein bric-a-brac 1-like isoform X1, with translation MENSMIASSEGGDETQPAVGNNHSHSHSHGGGGPCGGGDEQTPQLFCLRWNNYQSNLTNVFDQLLQNESFVDVTLACADGHTVKAHKMVLSACSPYFQALFFENPCKHPIVILKDIKWTELKAAVEFMYKGEINVCQEQIAPLLKVAESLKIRGLADVSNEHDFAQRDSKSPTSAAETVARSPSRSNSSANSGQPPSKKRRRASADRSSTSTGEDTISVINSPSRALELVTSPSSSSIGTTSICNGMTSTHNASSTSCSQQQQQQQHQQQQSQSQAGRPSQSSTPQSPSNMAPLPIPPPPPTLPSTSSVADDMEIKPGIAEMIREEERAKMLESSQAWLNASTSLASDSYQYQLQSMWQKCWNTNQSLVHNLRFRERGPLKSWRPETMAEAILSVLKEGLSLSQAARKYDIPYPTFVLYANRVHNMLGPSVDGGSDEHADLRPKGRGRPQRILLGYWPEDHIQNVIRAVVFRDPQHIKDEPLNLGYPRISCFQEPLNMYGNNNSCLNSPEPPVSPNSTAAVIAMAQGLRQQVLAAAAAHSNNDNNFGFFSSQCANGSPSLLMATPLQSPNSTPPASPVSNENLEVGIGVTGVPFKSTDNFPVKSEILFNDEIEDLVMKSPHSRTPTSSADQPKPLPLVLEQRSD
- the LOC135844076 gene encoding protein bric-a-brac 1-like isoform X3, with translation MENSMIASSEGGDETQPAVGNNHSHSHSHGGGGPCGGGDEQTPQLFCLRWNNYQSNLTNVFDQLLQNESFVDVTLACADGHTVKAHKMVLSACSPYFQALFFENPCKHPIVILKDIKWTELKAAVEFMYKGEINVCQEQIAPLLKVAESLKIRGLADVSNEHDFAQRDSKSPTSAAETVARSPSRSNSSANSGQPPSKKRRRASADRSSTSTGEDTISVINSPSRALELVTSPSSSSIGTTSICNGMTSTHNASSTSCSQQQQQQQHQQQQSQSQAGRPSQSSTPQSPSNMAPLPIPPPPPTLPSTSSVADDMEIKPGIAEMIREEERAKMLESSQAWLNASTSLAYYVSAASASAAAAAVSTGTGATSAQNSNTASSGSCSGTGSLKLKVPTWTQAQLKEAIQAVVTQQMRFTQASTYFGIPKGTLYDNILGKTKRMQALEEAALSQEEETAVLEFCCQISESPYNRRTRKSLNEVLTFVQNLRQRKDPAFEFKGLSGFRWWWAFCKKHSIVSLHYSGTTPNNKGQDYDDQPYDFSTGRDSNPKTVPEKGASGNGAYSPLHLQQYLKLSVESSLTSFNTGNAVSAGGSTGGGSHSSGNFQIMQEIHAKTSPICH
- the LOC135844076 gene encoding protein bric-a-brac 1-like isoform X2, with product MENSMIASSEGGDETQPAVGNNHSHSHSHGGGGPCGGGDEQTPQLFCLRWNNYQSNLTNVFDQLLQNESFVDVTLACADGHTVKAHKMVLSACSPYFQALFFENPCKHPIVILKDIKWTELKAAVEFMYKGEINVCQEQIAPLLKVAESLKIRGLADVSNEHDFAQRDSKSPTSAAETVARSPSRSNSSANSGQPPSKKRRRASADRSSTSTGEDTISVINSPSRALELVTSPSSSSIGTTSICNGMTSTHNASSTSCSQQQQQQQHQQQQSQSQAGRPSQSSTPQSPSNMAPLPIPPPPPTLPSTSSVADDMEIKPGIAEMIREEERAKMLESSQAWLNASTSLASDSYQYQLQSMWQKCWNTNQSLVHNLRFRERGPLKSWRPETMAEAILSVLKEGLSLSQAARKYDIPYPTFVLYANRVHNMLGPSVDGGSDLRPKGRGRPQRILLGYWPEDHIQNVIRAVVFRDPQHIKDEPLNLGYPRISCFQEPLNMYGNNNSCLNSPEPPVSPNSTAAVIAMAQGLRQQVLAAAAAHSNNDNNFGFFSSQCANGSPSLLMATPLQSPNSTPPASPVSNENLEVGIGVTGVPFKSTDNFPVKSEILFNDEIEDLVMKSPHSRTPTSSADQPKPLPLVLEQRSD